In Ciconia boyciana chromosome 3, ASM3463844v1, whole genome shotgun sequence, a genomic segment contains:
- the LOC140649957 gene encoding elongin-A-like, with protein MAEGRSAARRVLELKERLACAQEPEEIIKTLKVLQDLDISLDILVETGIGKTVNSLRKHATAGNVAKTLVKQWKKLIPPENKSGHRGGKQNTEKEKHETKSSVSKEIKSSEKSKASVLASRSSSSAPISKKLNKQRTCSEKTHQSRDSDPQKECVNKECSSRGSKHASRGTNPQAKESDFKETTYTDSKKVSEKQCSSVANKDLSPLKEKPSKDASEQKNPKHVKKTKQKLVIKSKAKLPSDEEFEPPTMSFESYLNYDQVTKKRKRKACSTSKLSHAKEGEEDVKKCEDDLSETSNKKAKVASLQDLLNTPLPKFLTGISTSSPPYAAVFKASLAPAVEAPQQVSETVQFTGRRLNSKMQVYSGSKTVCLSKMLTLYEQCIRVLQNNIDSLHEVGGVPFEILEPVLTRCTPEQLFRIEECNSAFTEESDHLWKKHCQRDFKNESLLECESWREMYLRLFNQREEKLKMLTKNILSAQSEKPKGRQVKMAYVTSAAKPPRNIRRKQEIHGTAGPVAQLHPIEKCKTRVPESRDRNNTSNPIPTSNSRSSSSRVMTQDRKKPIKKIAPIMRKTLKALKNRAGRP; from the exons GAAACTGGCATAGGCAAAACAGTGAACAGTCTTAGGAAACATGCCACTGCTGGGAATGTAGCTAAAACCCTGgtaaaacaatggaaaaaacttattcctccagaaaataaaag tggtcacagaggaggaaaacaaaatactgaaaaagaaaaacatgagacAAAATCTTCTGTTTCCAAGGAGATTAAGTCTTCAGAGAAGTCCAAAGCATCTGTACTGGCCTCCAGAAGTTCCAGTAGCGCTCCCATTTCTAAAAAGTTGAATAAGCAACGTACTTGTAGTGAAAAGACCCACCAAAGTAGAGATTCTGACCCTCAAAAAGAATGTGTTAATAAAGAATGTAGCAGCCGTGGTTCTAAGCATGCTTCCCGGGGTACCAATCCTCAAGCTAAAGAAAGTGACTTCAAAGAGACAACCTACACAGACAGCAAGaaagtttcagaaaagcagtgttCCTCTGTAGCCAATAAAGACTTATCACCCTTGAAGGAAAAGCCTAGTAAGGATGCTTCCGAACAGAAAAATCCTAagcatgtgaaaaaaacaaaacaaaaacttgtcataaaaagcaaagccaaattACCTAGTGATGAGGAATTTGAGCCTCCTACTATGTCTTTTGAATCTTATCTTAATTATGATCAggttaccaaaaaaagaaagaggaaggctTGTTCTACTTCAAAACTTTCTCATgcaaaagagggagaggaagatgtaaaaaaatgtgAGGATGATCTATCAGAAACTTCTAATAAAAAG GCTAAGGTGGCATCTCTCCAAGATCTTCTTAATACTCCACTGCCTAAATTTCTGACAGGCATCTCAACCTCATCTCCCCCATACGCTGCAGTCTTTAAAG CTTCCCTGGCACCTGCTGTAGAAGCACCCCAGCAAGTCAGTGAGACAGTTCAATTCACAGGACGGAGGCTGAACTCTAAAATGCAAGTTTACTCCGGCTCTAAAACAGTCTGTCTTTCAAAGATGCTTACGCTATATGAACAGTGCATCCGTGTGCTTCAAAATAATATTGACT CACTACATGAAGTAGGAGGTGTGCCCTTTGAAATTCTTGAGCCTGTGCTAACACGTTGCACGCCAGAGCAGTTGTTTCGCATAGAGGAATGTAATTCG GCGTTTACAGAAGAGTCTGACCACTTGTGGAAGAAACACTGccagagagattttaaaaatgagagcCTCCTGGAATGTGAGTCTTGGCGTGAAATGTACTTGAGACTGTTCaatcagagagaagaaaaactgaagatgcttacaaaaaatattctttcagcTCAGTCTGAGAAACCGAAAG GCCGCCAAGTAAAAATGGCTTACGTGACCAGTGCAGCAAAACCACCTAGGAACATTCGCCGAAAGCAAGAAATTCATGGGACAGCAGGACCTGTCGCCCAACTTCATCCGATAGAGAAGTGCAA aacaagggttccagaaagcagagacagaaataacACATCAAATCCAATCCCTACTAGCAACAGTAGAAGCTCTAGCTCAAGAGTAATGACTCAAGATAGAAAGAAGCCTATCAAAA AAATTGCACCAATCATGAGGAAAACTTTGAAAGCATTGAAGAATAGAGCTGGACGACCGTAA